ATTGCCGCACCTGAATCCGCAGCTTTGTTGAACGCGACTCGCCACTGGTGCACATCATGAGTGCGGCAAGTGCCGGCTTCGTCTCCTCCACGGCCACGAATCCCATTTGGTTTGTGAAGACGCGCATGCAGCTGGACTACAACTCCAAGGTGCAGATGACCGTGCGGCAGTGCATCGAGCGGGTCTACGCCCAGGGTGGTGTGGCCGCCTTCTACAAGGGCATCACGGCCAGCTACTTTGGTATCTGCGAGACCATGGTTCACTTTGTCATCTACGAGTTCATCAAGTCCAAGTTGGTAAGTAGCTGCATTTAATGCCAACTGGCACTTGCCAAGTTGCACTTCAACTTATTGTCGTGTTTGTGTCAGCTGGAGCAGCGGAATCAGCGGCATACGGACACCAAGGGGTCGCGCGACTTCCTGGAGTTCATGATGGCCGGCGCTGTGTCCAAAACAATCGCCTCCTGCATCGCCTACCCCCATGAAGTGGCACGCACTCGTCTGCGGGAGGAGGGCAACAAGTACAACTCCTTCTGG
This genomic stretch from Drosophila teissieri strain GT53w chromosome 2L, Prin_Dtei_1.1, whole genome shotgun sequence harbors:
- the LOC122615579 gene encoding mitochondrial carrier protein Rim2 isoform X3, with translation MVANRSCCGRNNDIMAISHCGISSTTPKSMSIVQCLRHIVQNEGPRALFKGLGPNLVGVAPSRAIYFCTYSQTKNTLNSLGFVERDSPLVHIMSAASAGFVSSTATNPIWFVKTRMQLDYNSKVQMTVRQCIERVYAQGGVAAFYKGITASYFGICETMVHFVIYEFIKSKLLEQRNQRHTDTKGSRDFLEFMMAGAVSKTIASCIAYPHEVARTRLREEGNKYNSFWQTLHTVWKEEGRAGLYRGLATQLVRQIPNTAIMMATYEAVVYVLTRRFNNKSNEFYDF